The genomic segment TTTTGTCTGATAGCTAGTGTCTGTAAAGCTTCTATATTAGTGCTCGGCGTCAGGGAGGGTAGTCGTAGTAATATGAGAACAGACTGCTTTGTGCCCCCTTGTTTGACGCTGGGGCCGACATGATATCCGGTCTGGATCTATtaagaaggaaagaagaatCAGAAAGTACGGTGCCTAGCACATTACCGTACCGCCATGTGTTTCGCAAATCACCCTAAAGCAAAGgaaatgaaaaaaaaaaagcacTCATCTATCTGCCTTGAGTGCATGACTATTGAGAGAGTACTGATGTCGTCGGAGCCATCGCGTCAGTGGCAGACGCGCACTGAAGGCTGCGATTCATGCGCATCGCGCGATTGGTAACCACGAGTAAGTGACCATGTACAAGCAAGGTACTGGCTTCACCGCTCTATTGGGTCGGGGGTAGGAGGTGCACTTGTGGTACCACCCAATGCGACAATGTACCTCGGACGTCTCAGACAGaccacacaccagacatttttgAGCAGGGCAAGCCAAAATGGCACTTCGTCCGACGGAGCAGAGTAAGTAATCACGTAAAATGACCAACCAGCAGAAGTTGGCCGCATACCCGAATGGGTTGGAGGCGAAAAGTTTTCCTTTCTGTCCATGTAGAAAAGCCGAAAAAGAGGTTAAGAGGCGTGATGGACGAGTATGGAATCCGATCGGAGGTTTCGGTAGATGGCATTTGTAAGATCTGGTAGTCTTCAGCAGCACAAGAGGCAATTGCTGCAGAGGCAAAATGGCACAGTGCCGAGAAACAAGAGTAGACGTAGGGGCCTGGTGAACTTGGACAAAGTTTATTGTCGAAGTTGTCATCATTCACAGGACACTCAGtggccaagctgctgccTGCCATAGCGCACATCGGCGTTCTGCACCGGACTCGTGCACTGGAGCTTGGGGCTTGTCGCACGTTCAGGACAATTCCACAGGGGCATTTCCACTGTTATGAAGAGCGTTTCCGCTGTATTTCAGATTGAGGAGCGTGTTGGCTCCATAGTGAGGCCAGGTGGCGGCAGGTACGCGTTGCAACGAGGCCAGTTCAGACGCGGTACTCCATACTTCCCATAACCAGGAGATGGGAATCCAGAAGCTTTCTGGTAGAATAGGCATGGAAGAATAGCAGGCTAAAGTCTGGTGGGTAAAATTTCCGGTGCATGCGACGTCAAGTCTGCAAGGCTTGCCTGGCCATGCCTCACTTGGCTCTGGTCATGACTTCTGGTTGGGACTTGACAATTCCAGTTTGAAATGCTGCAACCAAGGTAGTACCAGACAGTCTGGCACTTGACGTAAGtactgactgactgactgactgactggccaaggccatggccaaacaAGGTTGACATGGAGGTTGAGGTAGAGGGCGCGGGTGAAGGGGAGGAGGCaagtacccaggtaccttCACAGCGCGGCAACGCAGAAGCAACAAGTCACTGGTACATGGTACATGCCTTCCCAGTGCTCGTGTTTACACTTGTCGCCTGGCGTCCGCGCTGGTCCTTCTACTCACACACCCTCCAGTCCTGGTCGTGCCGACTGGTCGTCTGTCCCCGTCCCTCTTTGCCGACTGTCGCTCGCTCACTCGGtctctggctggctggccggCTGCCCTCTTccctttctcttcctccctcTTAATCTTTTTCCCTAACTCTCCTCCTACATCCCTCCGCTCGTGGCAGAAACGGTTCGTGCAGTCTTCATCACACAAGTAATAATCCCATTTTGCCGTTGCAATCGCATCGCATCTGCAATTACCAAACGCGGAGCTGCGGAATATTGGCGCGACACGCAAACAGATCCAGAGGAAAAAAATACGCCTTcgtctcttttttttctggaGCCAGAACCACCCTTATCTGCTTGCGGTTCTTGAACGGATCCACTTGCCACCATCGAACAAGCATCGCAACGGTTCCGCTGCTATCCACTACACCAAAAACTCAATCAATACCTTGGCTCAAGGTTTTTTTTCCTACACACCCActcatttttttttttctcaaGTCACCTTCACCACTTACATCACACACCTCCCACCATTCCGGCTCGGTTCACCCTGCGCGCGGTTTCTGTACCTGACAGTCGTCAGCCATCTGATCCTCCCAAGTCTCTTTCTCTGTCCCCCCTCCCGGAAAACTGAGTCCAGggaagaagggaagaaaaaaaataaaaaaggaTCAAGACCCATTTCTCCACTCTAAACCCTCCCCCAAACATACCACACCTCCCAAGAAGGGACTTGCTTTCTCGAGCCTCATCCACCTGACCGGAACGCCGCCGTTTTGCCAACTCGCATCTTCGCGTGGGCCTCGCAGCGTTTTCTCCCACTTCGATCTTTATCCATCTAGATTCGGATCTTTGTTTTCGAATCTCTCTCCACTTGAGGTCCTTTCGGCTGTTGTCGTCTGCCtcaatcatcatcagagtcaCTTCGTCAACAACGACGTGCCttcacatcaccatccaacGTTTAGAGACGCGTCTCGCGCTGGAGTATGGACGGTTCTCCCTATCCGACTAATGGTATAAACGGGACCTCTGCGGCACAGACATATCCTTCTCCCACCGCGATCTCTCCGAACCAACTCCAAACAGGATCACCACTTCCTCAGACTTTGCCGCCTTTGCAGCCTCCAACCGCAGCTATGCAGCCTCTCTACGGCAGTCACCCGCATACCCCGCGGACTCCTGGTACTCCCAACACGCCAAATTCGGCTTCGAATGTGCCTCCCTACCAGACATCGCAGCCGGCTCCTCGACCTGGTGTTTACTCCATGGCGCAAAACCCATATCCTCCTAACCAGGGATATGCCACCTCTGCGCCCATGATGCCTCAGACTACCGCGGCCATCTCTCACCCGCAGCCCATTGCTCCCGCTCCTGTTGGTGGACGTGGACCGCCAGTCCTCCGCCCCATGCCTCCCGgtggcatcatggcccagcCTGGTGTTTCTTCTCCCTACGGACCCGGATCTCTGATGCAGGCCAACCCGGTTATGCAGGATGGAGAGCAGCCTACTCACGTTGTCGGGTCTCAGGGACGCCGCGGAATCTTGCCCAGCGCTCCAGGCCGCCCTGCGGCTCCTACTGCTGGAAATGGCACAAAGAGCACTGTCATTCCTGTCAAGGATGCGGACGGCAAGTTCCCTTGCCCTCACTGCACCAAGACTTACCTCCATGCAAAGCATTTGAAGCGCCACCTCCTTCGCCGTAAGTTCAAACCTGACCGCAAACTCCCAGCAGATTCCTGGCCGTTTGTACCTCCGCGTTTTTGCTTTTCGCGCGACTTGCGCATACTAACTTTTGTTGATTTCTAGACACTGGCGACCGCCCTTACATGTGTGTGCTTTGCCGTGATACGTTTTCTCGAAGTGACATTTTGAAGCGCCACTTCCAAAAGTGCTCCATTCGCCGTGGAAACCCCACCGGAGCGAGCCACTTGTCCCACCCTCAGGCTCACGTTAAGAAGAACGCTCAGGCTCAGAAGGCTGCTGGCCTTGGCAACGAGGGAGACATGAACCACCTCAACGGTTTGAACAACATGCCCGGCGACGGCATGGTTCATCCCTTCGGCATGGTTCCCGTCTCTGATGGCATGAACAACATGGCCGGTCAGGACCACCTGTCTCGTTCCAGCAGCGCCAACCAGGACCGGAATAACATGGCCCCCAGCATGGGAGCTCCCCAGCCCTACGGTGCTAATGTTTCTAACTCCATGAACAACCAGCAGATGCCTAGCTACAGCATGCCCCCGGGTCAGAACGGAATGCCCATGTATGGTGGATCTAACGGGAACCAACAATCTGGCCTCGATTGGTCTCAGATGTTCCAGGCTGGTGCGCATCAACCCCTCAACAACAATATAATTCCTCCTCCTAATCGTGGACAGACGCAGATCGCAACCAAAACCGGGCCTAATCACGATTCGGGGGCGACGGATTGCAGCTCCAGCGATTCCGTCCGCTACTCTATGTGGGGCATCCCGACGAATATCCAAAATCCTTATCCTCAACTCTCTAACCAAATACTCAATTTCCTTTACCCTCCGAATGAGGCGATTGACCCGACCTTGACGGGCATGAACCTTTACTTCTCCCCCGATAATACTAAAGATTTCATCGATCAGTACCCAAACTTCCACGATCATGTTCCTATTCTTCACCCGAGCACTTTTCGAGTTATGGAGGCACATCCTGGACTAGCCGCGTGCATGTGTTGCATTGGCGCATGTTACTCAAAACGGGTTGTGCTCTCTGATGTGCGGGAAATGATGGACGCGTTATGGACGGCGATGGAGCGTGATTGCCGAATTTTCTCTGAAGAGAGCTtgcatgatgctgatgttgcAGAAGTCACGGAATCGACTTTGGAAGAGCTACAGGCAGTGCTGCTGACTTGTACACTTCATATTGCCAACGGGACGTCGCAACAGAGGCATCGAGCTTTAAGAATATCACCAATGATCGCTGCGCAAGCTCGTCGTTTAGGTTTGCTCGGCGTATCCGGCGACCCATCAGTCTACTCAGCACTTCATCACCCAAGGCCTGGCGGTCATCATGACCTGAAGCCTGATGAATTTGACTGGCTAGCCTGGACCGGGCAAGAGCTGCGAATTCGTCTGATGCATGCTCTTCTTATGCAAGATACCGTTCTTGAGCTGTTCTTCAACATTCCCGCCCAGTTTGATCCTTCTGAAGTgcatctccctctcccttGTGACGACGCGGCTTGGAACgcggccaacaccaacgatTGTGCCTCAGCACTTGGACTGAGTGGGGatgacttggccatgtcagtCAATCCACGCGGTACTCGTCGTCCTGCGCAAGCAGAGTTGCACTTGGCCCGTCAAGTGCTACTCTATGATGGCTGGCAAATCAGACAGGGAACTACGAATCATCTCGGCAAAACGCTTCTAGGAATAACAATGATTGCTATAATTCGACTTGTGCAAAGGgttggcagcttgagctACCTTCACGCTGAGGGCGGACTTCCTTCTATGGATTGGATCGTGCCTCAGGGCAGTGCGAACCAACCCGACAGCTTGTCTCAATTTGATGAATCACACCATGGAATGGACCCGCGCACATTTGCCAATATTCTCTCGGCGCTTGACAAATTACAAAAAAGCTGGCATGACGACATGCCAATTCAGGGACCAAATCATGGAGGTGTGCTCTTGCCGTCAGTGGCTCGTCATATTTTGTTGAACCCTGCGTTTGCGACGGTAGAGTCGGAAGATCAAGATGAATATGTGGTTACATGCAAAGCTTTGCGACAGTATTGCGCATCTCTCAAAAAGGAATCTGAAGTGGAGAAGTTGGGTGGAGCACAGGACGCCA from the Pochonia chlamydosporia 170 chromosome 6, whole genome shotgun sequence genome contains:
- a CDS encoding RfeC protein (similar to Verticillium alfalfae VaMs.102 XP_003004770.1), translating into MDGSPYPTNGINGTSAAQTYPSPTAISPNQLQTGSPLPQTLPPLQPPTAAMQPLYGSHPHTPRTPGTPNTPNSASNVPPYQTSQPAPRPGVYSMAQNPYPPNQGYATSAPMMPQTTAAISHPQPIAPAPVGGRGPPVLRPMPPGGIMAQPGVSSPYGPGSLMQANPVMQDGEQPTHVVGSQGRRGILPSAPGRPAAPTAGNGTKSTVIPVKDADGKFPCPHCTKTYLHAKHLKRHLLRHTGDRPYMCVLCRDTFSRSDILKRHFQKCSIRRGNPTGASHLSHPQAHVKKNAQAQKAAGLGNEGDMNHLNGLNNMPGDGMVHPFGMVPVSDGMNNMAGQDHLSRSSSANQDRNNMAPSMGAPQPYGANVSNSMNNQQMPSYSMPPGQNGMPMYGGSNGNQQSGLDWSQMFQAGAHQPLNNNIIPPPNRGQTQIATKTGPNHDSGATDCSSSDSVRYSMWGIPTNIQNPYPQLSNQILNFLYPPNEAIDPTLTGMNLYFSPDNTKDFIDQYPNFHDHVPILHPSTFRVMEAHPGLAACMCCIGACYSKRVVLSDVREMMDALWTAMERDCRIFSEESLHDADVAEVTESTLEELQAVLLTCTLHIANGTSQQRHRALRISPMIAAQARRLGLLGVSGDPSVYSALHHPRPGGHHDLKPDEFDWLAWTGQELRIRLMHALLMQDTVLELFFNIPAQFDPSEVHLPLPCDDAAWNAANTNDCASALGLSGDDLAMSVNPRGTRRPAQAELHLARQVLLYDGWQIRQGTTNHLGKTLLGITMIAIIRLVQRVGSLSYLHAEGGLPSMDWIVPQGSANQPDSLSQFDESHHGMDPRTFANILSALDKLQKSWHDDMPIQGPNHGGVLLPSVARHILLNPAFATVESEDQDEYVVTCKALRQYCASLKKESEVEKLGGAQDANAQFGEREDILDLARIFGSIPHESDDTGLA